The Sulfolobus sp. A20 genomic interval ACCAATGAGAATGCCGGCTCAGATGGTGATGTATTTTCATACTTGTTCAAAAAGTACAAGTTAGGAGTGCTGATAGGTAAGAGGACTTGGGGTGGTGTTATCGGAATAAGTCCAAGGCATAGATTAGCAGACAAGTCCACTGTTACTCAACCTGAATTTGCATTACACTTTGACGATATCGGTTTGGGGATAGAAAATTACGGTGTTGATCCAGATATTGAAGTAGAAATAAAGCCAGAAGACTATGCAAATGAGAAAGACACTCAGTTAGATAAGGCTATAGAGTTAGCACTGAAGCAATTAAATAAATGAGGAAAGGCTCTCTGGGGAAGTGGAAATCAATGCCCTATCTTCGTCAGTCCCCTTCAAGATCCTCTCACCTCGCTGTAAGGTATCCTATAAATTCCTCCTTAAATCTCGACTGCCTTTATGTTACCTTTTCAGTTCACCTCAACAAATAGCTTATTCCTAGGATTTGACAAACTTTTTTGGTCTCATTAACCTTCCCACAGTCGATTTTCAATAAATGATTTTGTCAATAAAGAGGATTCAGTCAGCACACTAGATAAAAAATCGCAAAATTTTCTACGCAATCCAAATGTTACGATGAATATTAGCTCTCATTTTACTTTATTTTCATATTGAATAAGGTAATAAAATATTCCAACTAGTAAGGGAATAAGGGATAAATAGAGAAGAGATTGCTTATATCCCAAAGTCTTTATCATAACTCCCATGTATAGGGGTGTAATAATACCGGATAATGGATATAGAGAATTAAAGATTCCAAATCCTAAACCTCTAAACTTCTGACTTAAGTTTGCCACAATTATACTACTTGATACGATGAAACTTCCCCAAACTAGACAATAAAATGACATAGCTATAAATGCTGAAATAGTATTAAATGCAATGTAATTTAGTAAGAGGTAAAGAGAGGCAAGCATAAAACTTAATGAGAATACCTTTGAATTCTTTACTTTCTTTGAAATCAAATAGGTAAAGAAAAGGATCGATGGTATTTCTAGTATAGCCTCAACACTTAATGTAAGTGTAGATAGGGGTAAACTAACTCCTAAGTCAAAGGTATAGTAGGTAGGCAAATAGAGGTTTTTAATAGTATCTATTGAGAAGAGGACAAATATTCCTAAAAACGAGATTATCGTAATCATTTGACTAATGGGTACGGGCGTGTTTCCACTTACTACTTTGGTTTTACTACTATACTGAGATAAGCTAAGATATACCATAATTGCATAAAAGATGGCTGATATGCCAAAAATATAGTTAATACCTAAGGTCTTAAAAACAATTCCCGTTATTCCAGTACCTATAGACCATCCTATTGATCCGCCTAACCAAAAGAAACCAAACCTCTTCTCAGCCTCAGTTCCTTCAGAAGCTGAGACCATGATCATAGGATACATAGCTGATATAGTGAAACCTAATAATGGAAAAGCAAGTATTAAACGATAAAATAACGATAAAAATATTAATATTAGTTCACCCATTATACCCATTATCATACCATTTCTCTTTCCCTTTATTCTATCGTAAAAATAACCGATAATTATTGATGAGGCAAAGGATATAATCGATATTCCAGAAATAACAATACTAATCACAATAATACTTATTCCAATCGATTTCATAAAAAGAGGTAATAAGGGATATATCATTCCAATAACTAGCTGATAAAAAACGTTTATTAGCATGTACGCTACTTTACTATCATAGTCCACTTCCAAAAATACACTAGAGTAGTATAAAAGTAATTAGCCTAACATTTTATCTGCTCGTTTCCTACATGTATAGAAAGATATTGGTTATGTATTGTAAAAGAATTTGTAGATGATACTGAACTTCTATCAATATTGTCAGAGTTGGACTTCTGAGGAGGAAAAATAGATGTAGGTATTCAAAGAGAGGGATATATTAATAATATTTTTAGGTTATTAAAATCTACAAACATTATAGCGTTGTCTGGAATAAGAAGGAGAGGAAAATCGACGATACAATTTTCAAAGAAGCTTATCGATAATGGAATTGATAGCAACGATACACGCTCATAATTAGACTTGATGATGAAATCTCGCCTTTTAGTGCTGAGAGGAAGTCAGAGTAGTAGACGTGAGGATATAATCAATTATTTTTACCAGCTCGTATTTATCTATTGATTAAATTTCCTTTAATTACTTTTTATAAAACAAAATTTATTTAGTATATTCTAGACAAACTTATAAACACTGTTAAAGTATATTAGCATATGCAAGTGGTAGAGCAATACGCCTCACCATTTTATAAAAACATAATTGATTTACCTCCATCGATGGTAAGAAAGTTGTGGAAGAAAAATCAAGTAATAATATTAGATGTTAGAACACCAGAAGAATATGAAGATCATCACATACCCGGGGCATTATTAGTACCGTTAGACTACTTGGAAATATTGGCAAAGTATATTCCCCAACATAAGGACGTAGCAGTGTTCTGTGAGCATGGGAATAGGGCAAGATATGCGACTTATGGAATGCCACATATTTATAAGAGAAGGGCTTATTACGTGATAGGAGGAATGGCTCTATGGATGGCTATGGGGTATGAGGTTGAAAGAGGAATGGATGAGAACGGAATAAAATGGCAGGAGTGGTTAGAAAAAGAATTTAATCAGTAAAAATTTTTATGAAAACTTCACTGTTATCGTCTTCTTTCCTTCAACCCTTACTTTATCTCCCTTACTTATCTTATAAGGTCCTATGAACACTCCTAAGGAGACGTAACCCTCCATGTTAGGTTTAACTACATCAGAAGGATTATAAGTAGGACCTCCTTCAGCTACGAACTCATCGTTGATTATTAACTTAAACGTTCCAAAAGGTGGCTCTATCTGCTTACCTACATACAATCTTCCTGCAAATGCGTCATCTGCTATGATATAATGTTCCCCTAAATCCCATGTATTAAACCTAGTAGCAGGTATCTCAAGACCTAGAAACGTCTTCTCTACTTTACCATTCTTTACTAGAGCTATTATCTCAACCTCCAATTTATGAGTCTTAAACCATAAGTCAATCTCGTTGTTAAACGTGATCATGGGTTTTGTTAATACACCAATTGCCTTACCTTGTAGAGCGATTTTATATCCACCTAAACCTTCATTCTCTACTAACATTCTAGAGAATTCATTATATACTTGCAATGCCTCATCTTTCTCAAGAGGAAAAGGCTCAATTTCTCTTCTATTCTTATACGCTTCAAAGAGCATCTCAGCTTTATTCATAGATATACGAATAGTAAATGAAAATAAAAAGCTTAAGATCGTTTTCTGCAATATAAGAATATTATAATACAGCAATAGATGAATTAATGAGTATTTTTAATTTCAATATTCACAATAAAATCGCTCAACCATTTTGAATATCGAGAAAAGTAATATATTCTCCTATTTCACTAACTAGATGAATGCAATCTCAAAGAGTTAGACAAGACTACATGGTCATATTAGCTTACGTCATCCTTCAAATAGTAATATGGCTGAAGGGAGGATTATGGTACGGAGGTGATCAAGGTACACTATCATTTCCCTATGTCCCGGAGTCAAATTTCATTAATAACTTATTTTACGCCATATCCAATTTCCCTTTTCTATCTGGTCCTACAATCTCTGCCCCTAGCATATGGTTTAGTGGGGCTTTCGCTTTATTTAATGCACTTCGATTCTATTATAGTGAATACCTTTTATTGATTTTACTCTTCTTCCTCGGAGCATCTTACATGTATAAAATAGTAACCCCTTACCTTAGATATAGGGATAATGTGATAACCCCTTTAATAGTAAGCATAGTGTACATGACTAACTGGGCGTTTTACTTCTCTGATTATAATGGACTAGCCGGGATAGTAATACTCACCAACGTGTTTCTTTACTCTCTGTTTCCACCACTGATTTATTACTTGAAGAAAGCCTTCGAGGAGACTAAAATGTTGAGTAAATTGAGATATTACGGCATATTGATTATCCTCTTCTGTATAATAGGGGGAATATCTAATTTTGCGAACTTCGGGGAAATAGTAGGTTTTCTAGGAATATTGATAGTAGGTCTCTTTATATTTAATAGATCAAAAATAAACTTAATAAACCTATTTCTAATTCCCATATTCTTCATCTTAGCTAATGC includes:
- a CDS encoding rhodanese-like domain-containing protein; this encodes MQVVEQYASPFYKNIIDLPPSMVRKLWKKNQVIILDVRTPEEYEDHHIPGALLVPLDYLEILAKYIPQHKDVAVFCEHGNRARYATYGMPHIYKRRAYYVIGGMALWMAMGYEVERGMDENGIKWQEWLEKEFNQ
- a CDS encoding 2-keto-4-pentenoate hydratase, whose translation is MNKAEMLFEAYKNRREIEPFPLEKDEALQVYNEFSRMLVENEGLGGYKIALQGKAIGVLTKPMITFNNEIDLWFKTHKLEVEIIALVKNGKVEKTFLGLEIPATRFNTWDLGEHYIIADDAFAGRLYVGKQIEPPFGTFKLIINDEFVAEGGPTYNPSDVVKPNMEGYVSLGVFIGPYKISKGDKVRVEGKKTITVKFS
- a CDS encoding MFS transporter; the encoded protein is MDYDSKVAYMLINVFYQLVIGMIYPLLPLFMKSIGISIIVISIVISGISIISFASSIIIGYFYDRIKGKRNGMIMGIMGELILIFLSLFYRLILAFPLLGFTISAMYPMIMVSASEGTEAEKRFGFFWLGGSIGWSIGTGITGIVFKTLGINYIFGISAIFYAIMVYLSLSQYSSKTKVVSGNTPVPISQMITIISFLGIFVLFSIDTIKNLYLPTYYTFDLGVSLPLSTLTLSVEAILEIPSILFFTYLISKKVKNSKVFSLSFMLASLYLLLNYIAFNTISAFIAMSFYCLVWGSFIVSSSIIVANLSQKFRGLGFGIFNSLYPLSGIITPLYMGVMIKTLGYKQSLLYLSLIPLLVGIFYYLIQYENKVK